A window of Selenomonas ruminantium subsp. lactilytica TAM6421 contains these coding sequences:
- a CDS encoding Imm30 family immunity protein, translating into MIKESKLQKYIINRRVAEKHSREEWLDVQKQHDVKFPSDYMEFIDSYGAGAIDNFLWILSPWTDNDNLNFFVNMKQSMWAYHYLHKESPEDYPFELYPAAEGLLPFGLTDNGDELYWQNADDNPNLWKLIIYESRSTVYYEYNLSFTDFLVGLFVGDISCEILPEEWPKYKRVIFIPCLDAAGEEKQKLTTLLKKELDMNIEKNEEILKNTCKLRNEYEVALFEKAIEEICSTQRAEYVLNLCSGFDDDTEDEEVMFGLVHAVEELGGDDGLYWTAMGLERMWRNKKWCKILLYRILNSDEDRIKYPEVINRLPWRERDRNISLLADILHEDKEMFADKIDEVLKDCSVVYQINKYPNGEIMVIYDQNGAVWNGELDTIYESDNGLEDDESGYEEYQACLFKVIEIIKPGKNGIKVNDWVEISRLNPPEQIFDSKGLQIWGQSRGDRQC; encoded by the coding sequence ATGATAAAAGAGAGTAAATTACAGAAGTATATAATCAACAGGCGTGTGGCTGAAAAGCACAGCCGAGAAGAATGGCTTGACGTTCAAAAACAGCATGATGTTAAATTCCCTAGTGATTATATGGAATTCATTGATTCATATGGTGCCGGTGCGATAGATAACTTTCTTTGGATTCTTAGTCCGTGGACAGATAATGATAATTTAAATTTCTTTGTCAATATGAAGCAGTCGATGTGGGCTTATCACTATTTACATAAGGAGTCACCAGAAGACTATCCATTTGAGCTCTATCCTGCTGCAGAGGGACTCCTTCCATTTGGTTTGACAGATAATGGTGATGAGTTATACTGGCAGAATGCAGATGACAATCCAAATTTGTGGAAGTTGATTATATATGAAAGTAGATCAACTGTATATTACGAATACAATCTTTCCTTCACTGATTTTCTTGTAGGACTGTTCGTAGGAGATATTTCTTGTGAGATTTTACCAGAGGAATGGCCCAAGTACAAGAGAGTAATATTTATACCATGTTTAGATGCTGCAGGAGAGGAAAAACAGAAATTGACCACTTTACTAAAAAAGGAATTGGATATGAATATCGAAAAGAACGAGGAAATATTAAAGAATACATGCAAATTAAGAAATGAGTATGAAGTAGCGTTGTTTGAAAAAGCCATTGAGGAGATTTGTTCCACACAAAGAGCAGAGTATGTACTTAATTTATGTTCAGGCTTTGATGACGATACGGAAGATGAAGAGGTCATGTTTGGTCTCGTCCATGCCGTGGAGGAGCTAGGCGGAGATGATGGCCTGTATTGGACAGCTATGGGGCTGGAGAGAATGTGGAGAAATAAAAAGTGGTGTAAGATACTGCTCTATAGGATACTTAACTCTGATGAGGATAGAATAAAATATCCGGAAGTGATAAACAGGCTTCCTTGGCGGGAAAGAGACCGGAATATATCCTTATTAGCGGATATTCTCCATGAAGATAAAGAAATGTTTGCCGACAAGATAGATGAGGTTTTAAAAGATTGTTCTGTGGTCTATCAGATAAACAAGTACCCCAATGGTGAGATAATGGTTATTTATGACCAAAATGGAGCTGTATGGAATGGTGAACTGGATACGATATATGAGTCAGATAATGGGCTGGAAGATGATGAAAGCGGTTACGAAGAATATCAGGCCTGTTTGTTTAAGGTTATAGAGATTATAAAACCTGGCAAGAACGGTATAAAGGTAAATGACTGGGTAGAAATAAGTCGTCTTAATCCGCCGGAACAGATTTTTGATTCAAAAGGCCTGCAAATATGGGGACAGTCAAGGGGGGATAGACAGTGCTAG